Part of the Salinimonas lutimaris genome, TGCCTGAAAGCGATGATCCGGCCAGAATGTGGCGCATGTTTGCTCTGGCCACCCTATTAGGTACCGCTGCTGCACTGTATTTGCAAATGGTGGCCTTTGCCAATGCCAAAGCCGGCGTGGTTCAAACCCTGATTGCAACCTCTGCGGTTATGTCACTGGCAGTAGCCTGGGTGGTAGGGGAGAAGGCCGGTAAAGCGACGGTCTTCTGGTCGTTCGGGGCTCTGGCCGGGGTTGCCGTGCTGGTGGCTGCCGGGCAGCTCGCCGGCCATTAAAAGGTATGGATAGGCGCTTTATTGCCATAACCGCCTGATTACTACTTGTGCAGGTGGTGCGGAGTCTGTATACTTCGCGCCCTTACAGCCAAACCAACTCGTTCCTTGCCTCCAGCAGCTGGCTGTACTGACGAGGCTACAACCGTAAGGAGCAATAATGCGTCATTACGAAATCGTTTTCATGGTTCACCCTGATCAGAGTGAACAAGTACCTGGTATGATCGAGCGTTATACCACTATCCTGAAGCAAGACGGTGGTCAGATTCACCGCCTGGAAGACTGGGGCCGCCGTCAACTGGCTTACCCAATCGAGAAGCTACACAAAGCACACTACGTTCTTATCAACGCTGAAGCGACTGCTGAAGCTGTTGACGAGCTGGAAAATGCTTTCCGCTTCAACGATGTGATCCTGCGTAATCTGGTTATGCGCACTAAAAACGCTGTGACTGAGCCTTCTCCTATGATGAAAGAAGAGCCACGTCGTGAGCGTCGCGAAGATTCTGCTCCTAAAGCAGAAAAGAAAACAGAAACCACAGAAGATAACGCGTAAGGAGAACATTCATGGCTCGTTTTTTCAGACGTCGTAAGTTCTGCCGTTTTTCAGCAGAAGGTGTGACTGAAATCGATTATAAAGATATCGCTACTCTGAAGAACTACATCACAGAGAGCGGTAAGATCGTCCCTAGCCGTATTACAGGTACAAGCGCAAAATATCAGCGTCAGCTGTCTTCTGCGATCAAGCGTGCACGTTTTCTTGCACTGCTTCCGTACACTGATTCTCACAAGTAAGTCTGG contains:
- the rpsF gene encoding 30S ribosomal protein S6, with translation MRHYEIVFMVHPDQSEQVPGMIERYTTILKQDGGQIHRLEDWGRRQLAYPIEKLHKAHYVLINAEATAEAVDELENAFRFNDVILRNLVMRTKNAVTEPSPMMKEEPRRERREDSAPKAEKKTETTEDNA
- the rpsR gene encoding 30S ribosomal protein S18; the protein is MARFFRRRKFCRFSAEGVTEIDYKDIATLKNYITESGKIVPSRITGTSAKYQRQLSSAIKRARFLALLPYTDSHK